Part of the Drosophila kikkawai strain 14028-0561.14 chromosome 3L, DkikHiC1v2, whole genome shotgun sequence genome is shown below.
GCCAAACCGTCACCTGTGACATCAGCGATGAGCTAGTGGACACCACCACTGCCTCCACAGCAGTAACCACTGAGAGCAGCACGGACTCCACTACTGATAGTAGCACAGAGAGCACCACTGAGGAGTCCACCACGGTGGCTGCTCTGACTCCCGCCCAGATGTGCTCTCAAAGGAAAGTGAGCGGGCTTTTTCCCACAATTCCCACGGATCCCTACTGTCAGCGGTGAGTCTTTCCTATTTAgctaaaaaattatacattagTTAAAGTGAGCAGATCTTCCCAACGTGATCTTTGTTatggttttgttttgtgcgTGAATGGGCGTAATTTTCCACCGGTGAAGTTCccctttaataaatttaattccatTATCTTTACAGCTACATTAGTTGCTACTTTAAAAATACCACGCTTATCAGATCTGAGGAATTCAACTGCCCGGAGAAATCCTTCTTCGTTTCCCAAACGCAGAGCTGCGTCTACGTGAATCCCGGCTACTGTATTCAGAGTTAACCCAAGAGAACCAAACAATAAACCTCAAAATACTCTGCCTCTGGCCAAGCTCTTTTAATCCAAGAGGATTCCGTTGAGGGTTAGGCTGGCCACCGTGGAAGAGCAGGTGGAGGGCAGGGCAGCGACACAGGTCCGGCTGGCGCTGTTGTAGTACAGGTTTCCCGGACAGGTGTACATCTGGCCGTTCCAGACACCGCTTAGCAGGAAACAGTAGATATACTGGTGGCATGTGGTGCTGGCCACCGTGCCCACCGGATAGTAGCCCTGGGCCTTCATTGCCTGGCAGTATGCGTCGGGATTGCTGGTTGTGGGGGCGACGGTCGTTGAAGTGGTGGAGCTCCCGCTGGTGGAGCAAGTCGAGGGCAAGGATGTTACGCACAGTCCCGAGGCACGGCTGAAGTACATGCTGCCCGGACAGGTGTAGGTCTTGCCGACCCAGCTGCCGCTGACCAGGGAGCAGGCGATGTACTGGCGACAGGTTGTAGAGGCGTCATTGCCCACCGCATAGTTTCCCTGCTTCTGGACTGCCTTGCAGTACGAGGAAGCAGAGCTGGTGGAAGGTGTGGAGGCTGTGGTTGCGGTGGTGCTAGTGGTGCTAGAGGTGGTGCTTGTGGTTGTGCCATCTGCATACGAACAGGTGGGCATCACCTAGagaaagaaaatttatttttaagagtttgaaagctaaaatattttaataaggCTAAATTAAGCTTGAGCTCAGCTTTGAATTTccatatattctttaatatttatttttggaaaactTTTAATACTCAGGGAAATTGTTATGCAATCAATATATTCAAAGGTAAGAGTGCAATTATCACAATCATCTCCAGTAAACGTATCATATTTTCTGACATTTAATTTCCTCTCCGGAGCTTTCTCAGTTCTTATTTCTTTCAATTTCTTGTAGAACTTCCCTTTAGCAATAGCAAACTCTTCTTCATGACACACTCTATACCTTCAATAACCCGGAACTCACCCCATCCGCTGGCAGACCGCATATCTGGGTATCGTTGACGTTGCACACATAGCCCTCGGCGCAGGTGCCTGTCGAATCCTGCACGGTGGACGTACCCAGGCAGAGGGCGAAGCTGTCGGTTCCGGTGCAGGCGAACGTCTGGCTGGAGTCGCACTTGTTGCACTCCTGGCAGTCGGACGTGGCCTCCCCTTTCGGCTGGCAGAGCACCCCGCTGGATGCACTGACGCAGACATAGCCGTCGGGGCAGGCGGCGGGCGACGCGGTGGCCAGGACGCCCACTTGGCAGGCCTGCATCTGGGTCGCGGAGTAGCAGGTCAGGTTGTTGGCGGCATTGCACACGTTGCAGGTGCCGCGAATCGGGGACACCAGACAGGAGAGGACGAGGCCGAGGACGAGCGCCATGCCAAGTGGCAAGCAAATACGGTTAGGCGACATTTCTGGCTGCGATTGTCTTTCCACTGATGCTGGTGGCCAGCAGCCAGACGGCTTAAATAGtctgttatttttttcggCAGCTGTTTTGAAGAGTGCGCAGATTGCCCCTAATCCGTAAAGACCTCGGGCAGCGGGACCTTGTCGGCTGCTCCAATTTAGATAAGCTCCCGGTTTTCTGGCTGGGTCGTCGGGCTAAGCCTAGCATACTTTCCGGCGACTTTGGATTTTATTTCACTTGGCAGGGAAAAAATGCATCAGAGGCATTTGGCTTTAAGACATTCCCACACAATATGGGTTCTAAAaggtagttttttttaaataatatactataattttgtattctcTATAACACATATTACCtatttaatcaataaataggtagtagtagtagtaatTTGGTCCCAAAAATTAGATTAAATATtcatactatatatactaaagtttaaattttaacatttagAAAACATTAGAAATCCATAAAtgtaagtaataaataaatcatatataaaaCATGTTGAAAAGCTTTTTCGCTGGCAATGAGAATGTTTTGTAAAAcacttttcaaatatttatatggctGTGTTATAATTTCAGTAGCAATTACGATAATGATAATCTTGACCAACTTTCTGGATAAGACGCGTACTAAATCTGTCTGCACAGTGGCGATAGCTGCAGTTGCTCTCGAAGATGCTTCGCCAGCTGCTGTGTCTGGGCATCCTGCTGGCCATTTTCTTCGTCTGCGGCTGGGCGGAGTGCAATACGTGCTCCTCGGACACCAAGGCGGCCTGTGTGTCCAGGACTCAGTACCAAAACTGCACGGACGACATTCCGACGGGACCCCTTTACACCTGTCCGAATAATACCAACTGCACGGGTTCCGCTGAACTGTGCACCTCGAATGAGGCCTTGGTCGCGTGTGTGGACTGCGGCAAGTGCAATGGCACCCAGCCGTTCACCTGTACGAGTCCCAGCAGCTTTGCTGTGTGTTTAGGTGTGAATGTGATGAGCACGGTGTACAGCTGCACCCAGGGACAGGTGTGCAACATCAACAATCCGATCATATGTGGAGCGTCCTTGAATGGCACGGGCGCCACCTGCTCGTATTATGATACTTCCACGGAAATTGAGAGCTTTTGCAGCCTGAAGGCCTCCACGGGTCGCTATGCATATCCCAATGACTCCAGCTGCCTCCGGTGAGTTTTCtgattttagttaattttaataactatCTAATGTGTTTTTTCTGAAGATATATCTACTGTGTTCGCAAGTCTACGGGCTGGACGGGAAATGTCTGGTTGTGTCCTTCCACCAAACCTTACTTTAATCCAAGCACTTTGGTCTGCAGTACAACCAAATATTCTTCTTGCATTtgatatataaattgtaaaaaattatttgcacTTTTCGATGCAATCTTATCTCTTGAGAAGCACAGCCtgtaaaatgaataaatctcACTTGTTTACAGTTTCGTACGTCATTATCTTTACGATTTCGCACTTCTGGCGTGATCTGTGAGCGgcaagtaataaaaataaaaagagtaaGGGAAAGCACGTGATGTAAAAAATCAGACTGTTCATTTATCAAGAAACGTGGCATGATAATTTAggaacatttaattaaatcttttcTAGACAAAAGAAAGAGATATTTCATTTCCTTTTATAactatttaaagaatatacatGTGAACAATTTTCTAATACCCTTGaagattttataattttagtcaggaGTTCCTCCTTTCCGAtcatatacaaaaaaaaaaaaacaacatcatTGTCACCCagacataaacataatataaaaattctagCGAATATTGGATTAGCCTTCCCGACAAATAAAGATTTTTCACCAAAATGATCGAAATAGTAGTGCATTAGGGGAATTGATTAAAATGAATCTAGaaacctaaaaaatatataaaaaatataatttaatgccTAAAACTTAAGTAGACCAAtgaatatttacattttaaactttatgATAATTTTGCTAACACCTTTAGTTAATTAGCTTCCCATGAGTAAATGTACTTTAACTATTAAGTATACTTAATTCTACTCATTAAACCCATTGCATTTACAGCTCTTTGTTGGAAGGTCTAGTTTTCTAGTTTTCAGAGCGTGATAAGATAAATCCGAAGGCATAAAGTCAGCTGCCGAGCTGCAATATCGTTAGTTGGCCTCAAAGATGCTGCGTCTGCTGATCTGGCTGGGACTTGCTGTTGTGCTGGGGATATTTATCCAGGGCATTCGGTCGGACTGCAATGTCTGTTCTGGGGATAGCAACGTGGCCTGCGTCTCGAACACTGCCTTCCAGTTTTGTTCCGCCCAGGAGCTGCCAACGGGAGCCGTGTACAACTGTCCCACGGGATATTACTGCACGGCGAATGCTGCTATCTGCGATGCCAACGAAGGCTTGAGATCCTGCGTGGGCTGTGGCACCTGCAATGCGGACAACACTTTTGCTTGCACAAGCGCCACCACCTTTGCCTTGTGCCTGGGCAGCACTACGCCATCACAGATCGTGGGAAACTGCGGAACGAACTATGTCTGCGACTGGAACAATCCGAATATATGCGGCACCACCGCCACTGGATCTCAGGCCACGTGCCCGGGCAGCAATGACGGAGTTCCCGGAGTGGATCCCACTACCATGACACCCACGGAATACTGCGCCACCATCCAGCAGAGCGGAAGATTTCCCTATGGCATTGACCTGACAACCACCTGCAGGCAGTAAGTATAGAACTGGATCTCTAAGTAGCctttattgaatattttactTCACATTCCCAATAGGTACATCTACTGTCACGTGAATGCAAGTGTCTGGATCGGAGGTCTCTACGACTGTCCTGGCTTAACCTACTTCAACAGCACCTCCAGACTCTGCGGAACTGGGGTTCCCCCACGATGCACTTCCGGTGTGGCCACTTTGAGCCTAACAACCTAACAAACCTATAGATCTAAGCCTGCAACAcccgattttaataaattaaatggaagaaaaactaatataaaagaagtattatataaataaccgagtaattcaattaaataaatgctatGAGAAGTGTATCTTCGTATTTGACTTTAATAATCCTTAGTAGAAAACTTTTAGCTTTTAAACAAGTTTTAAGTTTACCTTGAATTATATTCCACAAAATGTGGTCCAATT
Proteins encoded:
- the LOC108077501 gene encoding mucin-5AC — encoded protein: MSPNRICLPLGMALVLGLVLSCLVSPIRGTCNVCNAANNLTCYSATQMQACQVGVLATASPAACPDGYVCVSASSGVLCQPKGEATSDCQECNKCDSSQTFACTGTDSFALCLGTSTVQDSTGTCAEGYVCNVNDTQICGLPADGVMPTCSYADGTTTSTTSSTTSTTATTASTPSTSSASSYCKAVQKQGNYAVGNDASTTCRQYIACSLVSGSWVGKTYTCPGSMYFSRASGLCVTSLPSTCSTSGSSTTSTTVAPTTSNPDAYCQAMKAQGYYPVGTVASTTCHQYIYCFLLSGVWNGQMYTCPGNLYYNSASRTCVAALPSTCSSTVASLTLNGILLD
- the LOC108077494 gene encoding uncharacterized protein; the protein is MLRQLLCLGILLAIFFVCGWAECNTCSSDTKAACVSRTQYQNCTDDIPTGPLYTCPNNTNCTGSAELCTSNEALVACVDCGKCNGTQPFTCTSPSSFAVCLGVNVMSTVYSCTQGQVCNINNPIICGASLNGTGATCSYYDTSTEIESFCSLKASTGRYAYPNDSSCLRYIYCVRKSTGWTGNVWLCPSTKPYFNPSTLVCSTTKYSSCI
- the LOC108077485 gene encoding uncharacterized protein yields the protein MLRLLIWLGLAVVLGIFIQGIRSDCNVCSGDSNVACVSNTAFQFCSAQELPTGAVYNCPTGYYCTANAAICDANEGLRSCVGCGTCNADNTFACTSATTFALCLGSTTPSQIVGNCGTNYVCDWNNPNICGTTATGSQATCPGSNDGVPGVDPTTMTPTEYCATIQQSGRFPYGIDLTTTCRQYIYCHVNASVWIGGLYDCPGLTYFNSTSRLCGTGVPPRCTSGVATLSLTT